A region from the Vicia villosa cultivar HV-30 ecotype Madison, WI linkage group LG3, Vvil1.0, whole genome shotgun sequence genome encodes:
- the LOC131656791 gene encoding 2-hydroxyisoflavanone dehydratase-like, with protein MASTTPTTPKTLTKEIVTEEMGTFIRIFSDGSIERPVQSPFVPPILNDPKTGHSSKDIVIPNNPPVPSRIYLPKITNPSSKFPILVYFHGGALLFESAFSQLYHEHLKTLASEANIIIVSVEYRLAPEHPVPACYHDCWAALKWVSSHANNTLNNPEPWLIQHGDFARVFIGGDSAGGNITHNMAIQAGTESLPSDVKILGAIMIHPYFHSSYPIGSEPIIEPENNLFYQVWYLCYPNSPYGVDNPLLNPLGEGAPSLEKLGCTRILICVAEKDKLRDRGVWYWENVKKSGWNGKLELFEEKDENHVYHLLKPESESARKFIQRLVTFVQE; from the coding sequence ATGGCTTCCACAACACCCACCACACCAAAAACCCTCACTAAAGAGATAGTTACCGAAGAAATGGGAACATTCATCCGTATCTTTAGCGACGGTTCAATAGAGAGACCAGTACAATCTCCTTTTGTTCCTCCAATTCTCAATGACCCAAAAACAGGACATTCCTCCAAAGACATTGTAATCCCAAACAACCCCCCAGTTCCATCTCGAATCTACCTTCCAAAAATCACAAACCCATCTTCCAAATTTCCAATCTTGGTCTATTTTCACGGCGGCGCACTCCTCTTCGAATCCGCATTCTCTCAGCTCTACCATGAACATCTGAAAACCTTAGCATCAGAAGCAAACATTATCATCGTGTCGGTTGAGTACCGTCTTGCTCCTGAGCATCCTGTCCCTGCATGTTACCATGACTGTTGGGCTGCACTCAAATGGGTATCTTCTCATGCCAATAACACCCTCAACAATCCAGAACCATGGTTGATTCAACATGGCGATTTCGCTAGGGTTTTCATTGGTGGTGATAGTGCTGGTGGTAACATTACTCATAACATGGCAATTCAAGCTGGAACTGAATCATTACCTAGTGATGTTAAAATATTAGGAGCTATTATGATTCATCCTTATTTTCATAGCTCTTATCCAATTGGGTCAGAACCTATTATAGAGCCTGAGAATAATCTTTTCTATCAAGTTTGGTATTTGTGTTACCCAAATTCACCCTATGGAGTGGATAACCCTTTGTTGAATCCTTTGGGAGAAGGTGCACCTAGCTTGGAGAAGCTTGGTTGTACTAGAATTCTTATTTGTGTTGCTGAAAAAGATAAGTTAAGAGATAGAGGAGTTTGGTATTGGGAGAATGTGAAGAAAAGTGGGTGGAATGGGAAATTGGAATTGTTTGAGGAGAAAGATGAGAATCATGTTTATCATTTGCTGAAACCAGAATCTGAGAGTGCAAGGAAATTTATCCAGAGATTGGTTACTTTTGTACAAGAGTGA